The genomic segment ATCTTTTTATTCCATACAAGATAGAGATCGCGGTAGCGGTGCGGTATATGCTCAAGAGAGAACGCAAGCAGCTCTCCGCGGTCTATCATATCGTCTACAGCGATTTTGGAAATAAATGAAGTGCCTGCCCCTTGCGCGACAAGCCGCTTTATCACTTCGATATTGTTAATCGAGGTGATAATATGAAGCGATTCCATAGAAATATTCGCAGCGTTCAGCATAAGTTCCATATTTTGCTTTACCGCTGATCCGCTTTCCCGTACGATGAGCGGTTCCTGTGCGATCCGCTTTAAATCAGGTTTTGTCTGCTGTAAAGCCCGATAATAGGGAATATTGGGCGTGATAAAGACAAACTCATCTTGATAAATCGGTCGGAACTCACAGTTTTCATCATCGGGTTTCATTCCGACGATACCGGCATCGACCTTTCGAGCGGAAATCCGCTTAATCGTTTCGTAACTGTTGTGTTCTTCAACTTGGATAAGAATATTGGGATGGTCTTTTCTGAACCGGCTCAATACAAAAGGGAGAATATACCCCGCTGGAATAGTAGAAGCTCCGAGCCGCAGAATCTTTCGATTGGGATTGATA from the Treponema medium genome contains:
- a CDS encoding selenium metabolism-associated LysR family transcriptional regulator yields the protein MEFKHLEVFVKLVENLSFSIAAEELNISQPTVSLHIKQLEEELDTPLFIRSTRELKITEEGTILYREAKDLLQQRSSLIDRFINPNRKILRLGASTIPAGYILPFVLSRFRKDHPNILIQVEEHNSYETIKRISARKVDAGIVGMKPDDENCEFRPIYQDEFVFITPNIPYYRALQQTKPDLKRIAQEPLIVRESGSAVKQNMELMLNAANISMESLHIITSINNIEVIKRLVAQGAGTSFISKIAVDDMIDRGELLAFSLEHIPHRYRDLYLVWNKKITVPTYLQEFLDCALAYSQDKFSKT